TTATTGACGCCTGCACCTGTATGTGATAAAACTGTAAATGCAAATGGATGAAGACTATCAAATTTAGAGGATGCCTGTGGTGGGGAGGCagcaggtgggagggggaagagttCGCAGGTAACACAGTGGCGCTCTTTTAGTTCTGGCCAGTGGGTTCATGGGTGTTCAttatactatttaatttttttcaaaagggaTGAATAAAAGACTTTGAAAGGACGCTGCATGGACCAGTGATCATAGTGCATCAGGAAACAAGGGTGAAGCTTTATCCAACTTATTGTACCTATGGTCCAGATTAAAAACGAAAAAAATCCAAGACCCCCAAATCTGAAAACACCACTTGGAGGCCAGCTCAGGGCCCCAGTCCCTCCCAGCTCCACCTGGGCATAGGCAGCGCTGCCCTGTGCTCACCAGCCCCGCTGGCCTGCGATGACAGAGACTCCTCACTCTTGGTAGATCTCAGCGTGACAGTGTCAGGTCGGCTGCctgcagggagaggaagaagggtcACGGGGGGCACTACGCAGTGCCTCTCTGACCACCACGCCAGCTGCCCGGCCTCTGACCTGAAGGTGGCGGTCGGGCACGGGTGCCCCCTAGCCAGGGAAGAGGCTTCTTTCGGGGGATGCTGGGGCCCCGGCCCAGGGCAAAGAAGGTCTTCCAGCTGCTACCCCCAGGCTTCCGCTGTTTCTCgcctctctcccctttcctcctggAGTTTGGGTGAGACACAGGAGGCAGGCTGAGAGCTGGGGCCCCCCGGCGAGCCCCTCCCCTTCCAGGCCTCCCACTCACCTTTCCACAGGTGAAGCTGGTGCCTTGGAAGTTGTGGGCTCGGTGGGCGTCCCCAGCCGGCCCTGGGTGCGAGCCTGGGCTTCCTCCAGCGTCAGCAGGCGAGTGGAGGGGCCGCTGCCCGCAAGGGACTTGGGCCTGGGGAGGAGGCAGCGGCCTGGGAAGTCGGGAAAGGGGGCAGCCGTCAGCTCTGGGACCATTCAAGGCCACAGGCAAAGCCAAGCGCTACAGCCCAAGCCCCGGCCCAGCAGCGTGCCCACCCGGGCTGGCAAGGCAGGGGGCCAGGGCGGATCAGGCGGGAACGGGCGGGCAGCAGGCAGGTGAGGAGGAGGCGTGAGGCAGAACGAGCTGATGAGGAGGCAGCTCCCAGCAGCCAGCGAGGACAGCGGCTCTGGCTTCAGTTACCTCGAGCCAGAGGGCCCTCCGACGTGCTGAATCCTGACTGGGCTGGGGTCCGGGGCAGGGCGGGGagtctgggtggggctggggcggggTCAAGTCTGGggacctcccacctcctcccaggtGGACCCAAGGCCCCGAGCGCCCCCAGGAGCTACAAGGGGTGAAGGAAGAACGATGTCCGGGCCAAGAAGTGGGGATCCTGAGCGTAGGAGCTGAAATGAgaagggggggggaggggagggagaggccgGGGCGGGGTCCTCAAGGAGCCAGAAGGGAGGTCCAGCTTCAGTGGGATAGGGATGGGGCTGGGAGCCCACCTGCCCTCCCGCTGCAGCCCAGACAATGAGGGGGCAGTAGTCAGGACATCGGGGGTGGATGGGCATACCTGCAGGGTCAAGGCCAGCAGAGGTGAAAGTGTCGCTGAACAGGACGTCCACATGGGTGAGCAGGAATTCCACCACCACCGACTGCACCCGCACCTCCCGGAAGGCTGCTgccccccccagccccactgaCTCCAGCTCCATGGACCTGGATGGGAGGACGGGGAGGGTGGCCCGGTGCCTCGAGCCCCAGCTGGTGGGTTCTGGCCAGGCGAGGTAGGGAGCCTTAGAAGCAATGACTATCATTCAATGTCTCTGACCCTGTCAAACTAAAACTGCATTCTCAACCCTTCCCCAAacctgctccctccctgcctaTCCCATTTCAGTCAGTGTACTTCTTCTAGTGGTTCAGGCCAAGCACCCTAGAATTGTCCTTGGCCCGTCTTTCCCTCACACGCACATCCAGTCTCAGCAGACCCTGTGGGCTCCACCTACAAAGTCTATCCAGAATCTAAACTCTGCTCCTCCACTACCCCCACCCTGGCCCAGCCTCCATGCTCTCCCTCCTGGACCATCACACAAcctcctccctggtctccctgctcccatCCCGCCCCTACAGTCTGCTCCCCACACACAGCCAGAGGGAGCCTGTGAACCCCTGAGTCAGATCAGGGCCCTCCTGGCTCAGAGCCCTCTTCTGGCTGCATTTCACTCCtggtaaaagccaaagtcctcacCATGACCCACAACCCATAAGTCCCTCCCCTACCTGTTCCATCACCTCTCTGACCTTACCATCTCCTCCCCCTCAACCCCTCCCTCACTCACTCagctccagtcacactggcccCTCTGCTGCTCCTCCAAAACACTAGGCCCTGACccagccccaggacctttgcacttgctattccctctgcctagtTTGCTCTTCCTCAGATATCCACATGGGTCCTTCCCTCACCTTCTGCAGGTATCAactcaaatgttaccttctcaaTGGAGTCTTCCCCACCCActtcatttaaaattgtaaacCTCTATATTCCaggtctgtctttattttttctcctgtaGTTCTTATACCTACCATGTAccatctatttcatttatttacttatctgttTCCCAAGAACTGAACTCCTCCAGAACAGAGAACTTGCCTGTCTTGGTCACCATCAAATCCTCTGGGGCTTACCCTGCTGCTGGCCATGGAAGACTTCTTCCTGAAGCCTTCACTGCCAGTCTAAACATTTCGAATGCCATGGCCCTGCAGATCTCCCTTCCCCACTTTGTAACCTTTCTCCTTGCCACTCATCGCCATCAGACAGCGCTCTGTGTTTTTCTTGTAATGGTTCACTGTCATCTCCCGCATGAGAATGTGAGCCCAGAGCACAGGTTCCTGCTCACTACTGTGTCCCCGGTGCTGAGAACAGGGGCTGGCATACTGGCATCCGACACTTAAGAAATATGTGAAATGAACAAGAGAGCAAAAGCTGGGTGggttcctggggtgggggagggggagggggagactcAAGGCCCAGCCTGTGGGAGGGAGCTAGGGGGGCAGGCTGGTGAGCTGCCAGCTTACCGTAGCAGGTTGGGTGCCCAAACAATGGCCAGGTTGCGGGCATGCATGCTGGTGTTGGCACTGTGTCTCGCCATGCGGGCCAAGTGCCTCAGCAGGTACTCCAGGGTCCTGGGGGTGGAAGCGGAGGGGGACGCCTGAGCCTCAACTCCCTTGGGAGCCCACCACagcccttccctgcccctcctggTTTACCTGTAGTGCGGCGGGGGCAGCTGCTGGATGACGTCGTGGACCCGCACCAGGCGTTCCTCCTCCCCAGGCACTGACATGGCTTCCTGAGATTGTGTGAGCATGAATGAGGGGGCCGCACGCCTCCCAGCACCCTCCAACCTTGCCAGCACCCTCACTCACGCTGAACTTCCCGTAGAGCTGGTATGTGAGCAAGGGGTTCGGCAGCTCTCGGAAGTAGAGCTTGCAGAGGGAGGACACGCTGTGGATGTCCTGCAGGAAGGCGGGGCCAGACAGTTCAGGGATCCTCTCACTGTCAAACTCATGCCTGAGGCCACCAGGTCAAGGAGGAGGAAGATTCGGGTCAGAGCTAGCCCACCTGGCCGTGTCCTTCCCCCGCCCCCTAAAGTGTCCACAGGTGGATGCAATCCTCTTCCTGTGCTGGGCTCTTCAGAGGCTCTCAGAGCCTTACTGagccccccttccccccaacaaCCCTATGTGCCAAAGACAAGGGCACCCCACTTACAGAGGAGGACACTCAGGTGGGAGATGCCCTGCTTGTAGCTACCCAAGGCTATCTGCCTCCACAGTGTGACCGGGCTCTGTCCACAAAGTTGTGCCATTTTCCTGGCTCCAAGAGGTCACACTGGAAAATGCAGCTGAAATCCCAGCGGCCCCTGCTCACAACCTGGCGGTGTCCCACCCTCTCAGGTAAAAGCTCTCAGGTAGAAGCACGTGACCTCAGCCTCATCTCTCACTGCCCCAGGCTCCACGCTCTTGCTTCACGGCCTCCTGTCAGCTTGAAAGCCCATGACTCACTGCTTCCCACCTCTTTGACTGTTGTTATGCGTGCTGCCCCTCCTGGGCTCAGAACCCATCCTGTGGCTCCCCTCTTACTCCCAGTAAAAGCCCAAATCCTAACAGTCATCAAAAAGGCCCCCcatggggccttccctggtggcgcagttgttgagagtccgcctgcccatgcaggggacacgggttcgtgccccggtccaggaagatcccacatgccgcggagcggctgggcccgtgagccgtggccgctgagcctgcgcgtccggagcctgtgctccgcaatgggagaggccacagcagtgagaggcccacgtatcgcaaaaaaaaaaaaaaaaggccctgcATGCTCTGCCCCTAATCATTTCGCAGACATCATCTCCTGCTGCTTTCCCCTCACGCTGGCTGTTCCCTCCAACGTGGATAAGCACATGGCtcgctccctcacctcctccacaGCGAGCTCTACCCCAGGAGGCCTTCTCCGCCCACCCTACTGAAAACCGCAATACCTCCCCCCCCACCGTTTTCTTATTATGATCTTGCTTACCCCTGTCTTTTTTCCTCCATACCACTTGTCACCTATTGTAAACTCTCTCATTTCCTTGTTTGGCTCCCCCTCTAGCACGTGGGCCCCGTGAGGGCAGGATTTTCTGGTTGTCTCATTCACCACTGcgtccccagtgcctagcacttGGATGTGGCAGGTGCTCAGTGAAGGCCGACCCCTCTGCTTTGAGTGCTTGCTCTGCTCTCACCTTTCAGACCTCAGCTGGGGTGTCACTTCctcaaggaagccttccctgcccccaccacgGTCCAACCCTGCCCTGTGCCCTCCCAATaactctgtgtccccagcacatGGCACAGGGCCTGGAATAGAgatgatgctcaataaatgtttgcagagGGAAGGGGTTGGTGGAGGGTCCTTACCGTAGCCTCTGGATGTTGGATGACACACCCGAGAGCCGATAGATTCCATCTACCACCCCATGGGCCTCGATAAACTCAGAGCAGCAGCGAAGGACCTGGGGCACTGGGAGAAAGAGCGGGGTCAGGGCTGGGCAGGTTGCAGCCTGGCTGGGAGGATCGGGCAGGGCAGGTGGGCCCGGGCCTCACCATCCTGGCCTGAGTTGCTGAGGTGCTCTCCAAGGTCACAGCCGAAGACCCTCTGCCGCAAGATGCCCCGCTGCCGCAGCCGCTGCCGGGAAGGGCGGGAGTGCATGAAGGTGCGGAGGAGGCCGGCCAGCTTCCCACGCGGCCGGGGCACAGCTGTGGGTGTAAAGGCGGGTCAAACAGGGTCAGTGCAGCCCCCGGTCTGATGGGGTGGGAGGCAAGGGCCTCGCCCCTCGTTTGCATTAcctgaggtcagagaggagaTACCCTGGGGAGCTGGGACACCACCCGGGGGACCGTCGGCATCTGTGGGGCGAACAAGGGGTGGAAAGGATGGATGGCAGACAAAGGATGCAGGAGGGCCTCCCCACTTTGCTCAAGACACTCACCCCCCTTTAGTCCTGGACCCGGCCGCTCTGTGAACAGCTCCACACACTCGCTGGGGAAGAATCCGACCTGAGGAGGGTTTGGGGTCAGTGACTGGGCCATCTGAGCTGGCGCGGTGCCCCGACCCCACGTGTCCACCCCAAGCCAGGCTCACCTGGAAGCCCCGCTTGCCCCGCCACCAGCTCCGATCCTCCGTGGGCGGCATGTCGATCACTGAGACAATGTCTCCCACCTGGGAGTGGGCAGGTGTGAGGAGGGAGGGTCAGAAGGCGCAGGGGAAGTGGGGACCCAGCTGGAGTCTGCTCCTCCACAGCCTCACCTCAAAGGACAGCTCGTCTGGTGCCTGGGCTGTATACCGCTTCACCACATGGGCAGCGGCCACCGCAGGGATGTTGAGTGAGGCCTCCTCACTGAGGAGCAGTCGCCGGCCGTGGTTGTCCAGCTGAGATGGAAGAGAACGTGGCAGGGAGAGGCCAGAGAAAGGCAATAATAAAGACAGAGAAGGTTCCTCCATGCCCAATGGAGGCCACCACCTGTCTCCCACCCAAGAGCCCCTGTCACTCAGAGCTATTGGTCAAACACCTACATCCTTGCCCCTCCCAAAACAAGGCCCTTTCCATGTCCCAGGACTCTCCTGCCCGAAGTCTTTCTGATACACCCCTGCACCCTCGTCCTCCATAGCAGACACTGCACATCTGCTATCTAAAAACCTgctgcttagggcttccctggtggcgcagtggttaagagttcgcctgccaatgcagggcacatgagtttgagccctggtccgggaatattccacatgccacggagcaaccaggCCCGTGCGCTACAGctagtgagcctgcactctagagcccgcgagccacaactactaagcccgtgagccacactactgaaacccatgtgcgacaactactgaagcccgcgctcctagagcctgcccgtggtccgcaacaagagaagcaaccgcaatgagaagcccgtgcatcgcaacgaagaatagcccccgctccctgcaactagagaaagcccacgtgcagcaacgaagatccaacgcagccaaaaataaaattaattaattaatttaaaaaaaaccaaccctgcTGCTTTAAGCCACTCTTAGCCCGGCATTCTGTGAGCTACAGCCAAACCTATTTCTAACCAATATACCTTGAAATTCTCACATCCCTACAGCTCAACACCTGTGCGTGCATGCGCGCACACACGTCTTTTCCTCATAGGCAAGCGCCCACACAGACACTGAAATACCAGCGTCTCCTCCACTCCTACTCGTTTCTTTCCTGtgcccacacacaccctcccagGCTGGTTCTTGCTCCCCAGACATTCCTCACTCACTCCCAGCCCAAGCCCTCCTGCCCGGGCCCACCTCCATCCAGGTGAGCACGGGCCCACAGTTGAGGTTACTGTCCACCAGCCCTGACAGGGTCTCCAGGTACTGCAGCAGCAGCGGCACCAGCATCTGGGGGCAGGTGGTCAGAGTGGACTATGTGAGAAGACCCCACCCAAGACAGCCCACTGCCCTCCTATACTGCCCTAGCTCGCCTCTGGCAGAGCCGAAATTCAACTTGTACGCATGGGTGCTGCTCCGTTCGCTCTTAAGTACTGAAATGCTGTTATATCAATTGGTTAAATAGACTATGCTAAGTCCCCGTGTGCCCCCATTGGTCTGGCCATTCTGACCCTTCCATGGAGCCCCCGGGAACTCCCTATGATCCTACAACTAAAAGGAGTCTCCAGAACCCTGCTGCAGTTCTAAGGCCTCTGACTGGCTGGGACTCGGGCCATACCAGTGCTTAAATATTGATCTATTCCCCTGCCTTGATGGTTTCACACATCTCTGATGAGGACACACCTTGGCTGAGGTAGGGGCTGGGACAACAAGTAGTTTACCTGGGCAGCCCTGGCaccctctgggggtgggggaagctctGGGAGGCAGGAAAACCTCCGGTCAAATATGCACCGGTGGAGGTGGGCGTCCAGGGAACGGAAGTCATCATAACTGCGGAGAACTGGCCAGGAACGGCCCTGTGGGAGCGGGAAGGACAGGAGGGAGCAATGGTTCCATTACCCTGAGCTGAGGACTGTGGCAACCAGTCCGCCAGGCTCGAtgagaggcaggggtgggtggcCTCACCTGACAGGTCACCTGCACCCCAAACACCAGTTCATTCTCTCCAGAGAAGCTGGGACCTTCACGCTCTGGAGACAGCAGGAGCTGTAGAGGGAAACAAAGGTCCAGGTGAGGGTCTCACTTTTTTTCCAGCCCTGACCTCTCCAGATCGGCATTATCTAAGGATGGGTCTGTGTCCCCCTCCTGAGCCTCCCCAAAAGCAGGGCCTCGTGACGTCTTAGTCAGAGTACAGGGTCCTGGCACAAAGCATACACCTAACAAAAAGTtgttgctgaatgaataaaagaacaaatgaaagaatgaacaactCTCCCCTTCTGCCCTGCAGCTCCTGCCACTGAGCAGCCAGTCCCAAGGGTAGGTTTCAGCGGTAAAGTGGCTGATACTGCTTCAGGGCTGGGTGGGATCTTGCCTACCCACCTGGTGCTGCCCCCATACCTGAATGTGGCCGAAGTCAACGTTCTCGTAGTGGAAATGGGCACAGTCAGCCAGCCGGGGAAAGGGACCTCGAGGAGCCGAGAGCCTGGGGGACAGGTGACAGGTCACTAGTGGCTCCTGCGCTTGGTTCCCCTCCTAAGTTGAgcctctccctcacctctcaCCTCTTCCCAGGCTTGCCCTTCACACTGGGCCCcccagctgggggcaggggctgcactGAGCCTTCCCCTGGGCCATCCAGGCTGTCAGTGCTGCGAGCCTGTAGAGCAGAAAGAAGAATCAGAGGCCCCCAGAGATGGGGGCAGAGAGACAACGGGAGCATTGTTATCTGTCAATTGCTCCATACACTGCCCTGAGCAGGGAGGTAAAGGCTGGGCTGAGGGTAGGTCTGCTTCTTCGTGtgtggtctggggtggggggctggcagAGCAGGGCCCACGGGTGAATTAGGGAAAGAGCATGTTGGTACCATCTCTCCCCATTTAAAACCCTCCTGTAGCCCCAGCAGAGTACAGTCATCTCC
Above is a window of Phocoena sinus isolate mPhoSin1 chromosome 19, mPhoSin1.pri, whole genome shotgun sequence DNA encoding:
- the ARHGAP33 gene encoding rho GTPase-activating protein 33, whose product is MLPLSLCPHLWGPLILLSALQARSTDSLDGPGEGSVQPLPPAGGPSVKGKPGKRLSAPRGPFPRLADCAHFHYENVDFGHIQLLLSPEREGPSFSGENELVFGVQVTCQGRSWPVLRSYDDFRSLDAHLHRCIFDRRFSCLPELPPPPEGARAAQMLVPLLLQYLETLSGLVDSNLNCGPVLTWMELDNHGRRLLLSEEASLNIPAVAAAHVVKRYTAQAPDELSFEVGDIVSVIDMPPTEDRSWWRGKRGFQVGFFPSECVELFTERPGPGLKGDADGPPGGVPAPQGISSLTSAVPRPRGKLAGLLRTFMHSRPSRQRLRQRGILRQRVFGCDLGEHLSNSGQDVPQVLRCCSEFIEAHGVVDGIYRLSGVSSNIQRLRHEFDSERIPELSGPAFLQDIHSVSSLCKLYFRELPNPLLTYQLYGKFSEAMSVPGEEERLVRVHDVIQQLPPPHYRTLEYLLRHLARMARHSANTSMHARNLAIVWAPNLLRSMELESVGLGGAAAFREVRVQSVVVEFLLTHVDVLFSDTFTSAGLDPAGRCLLPRPKSLAGSGPSTRLLTLEEAQARTQGRLGTPTEPTTSKAPASPVERRKGERGEKQRKPGGSSWKTFFALGRGPSIPRKKPLPWLGGTRARPPPSGSRPDTVTLRSTKSEESLSSQASGAGLQRLHRLRRPHSSSDAFPVGPAPAGSCESLSSSESSETSESSETSESSAAGLGALSGSPSHRASAWLDDGDELDFSPPRCLEGLRGLDFDPLTFRCSSPTPGDPAPPASPAPPAPASAFPPRVTPQALSPRGPTGPASPIALDISEPLAVSVPPAVLELLGAGGTPASATPAPALSPSPGLRPHLIPLLLRGAEAQLSDTCQQEICSKLALPGPRGAQGQHGAGMDSPLLPPPLSLLRPGGAPPPPPKNPARLMALALAERAQQVAQRQSQQEQGSTPSAPHSPFHGSLSLEVGSEPPGTSGSGPPPRSLAHPGAWAPGPPPSLPRQQSDGSLVRSQRPTGTSRRGPRGPSQVPTPGFFSSAPRECLPSFLGVPRPGLYPLGSPSFQPSSPAPVWRSTLGPPAPLDRGENLYYEIEAGEGSPYSGPTRSWSPLRSMPPDRLNASYGMLGQSPPLHRSPDFLLSYPPPPSCFPHDHLGYSAPQHPARRPTRPEPLYVNLALGPRGPSPASSSSSSPPAHPRSRSDPGPPAPRLPQKQRAPWGHHTPHRVPGPWGPPDPLPYRAAPPAYGRGGEHHRGSLYRNGGQGREGAGPPPPYPTPSWSFHSEGQTRSYC